One Bythopirellula goksoeyrii genomic window, TCGAAGTAATGCCCCGCCACCCCGCCAGAGACATTCCAGGTGCTGCCACTGTTAGCGTAGAGATCGGTTTGAATCGTGCCGCCTGAGAGATTGATCGTACTCGTATCAATGGCCGCTAAACTCCCGTAGAGAAAGCCTCCGGTCACGTTGACCGTTGTGTTGCCATGGGCGGCAAACGCGCTGCTGATCGTGCCGCCGGAAACATTCACTTCGCTGTCGTAGGCATCCAACCCAAATCCAATCGCTCCCCCCGACAGGTTAATCACACTCCCCGGCAGGGCCTCCAGATCGCGACCAATCGAACCACCCAAGATGTTCAGCGTGGCCCCCGTTTCAAGAGTAAAATCTTGAGCGATCGTTCCCCCCATGAGATTGATCGTGCTTCCCGCATGAGCGTGCGAGTAGCGGCCGATCGATCCTTTTTCGAGATTCACGACCACTTTCGTACTCACCCCCGAAGAGTGCCCCGCGCGGAAATAGTCGCCAACCGTTCCCCCGTTGATGTTCAACGTGCTGTCCGTCAACAGGGTAAAATGGGTATCAATACTGCCCCCCGTCAAATCGACAGTCGTCCCATTGCGAACTTCGAAGAAGGTACCGATGGTTCCACTAGAGATTGCAATCTCGCCGCCGATTAGTTTTGCATACCGCTCGATCACGCCTCCTGTCATCGTGATCGAGGCATCAATCGCTTCGAGTTCTTCAGCGACAATGCCCCCTACTTGGACAATTAGGGAGCTATTCTGTCCCATATTAAAACTTTCGCCAACCACTCCCCCCGCATCAACAACGACTGTTTGACCATCGCGAATGCCTTTCGGCACAGGATCGATCGAGGCGGTAATGAAAGTTTGCCCCGGCGAAGGTACTGCCGCCTCATGTAGAGTCAGCACTCCGGGGTAGAATTTGTCGTTGCTGATCCATTGGTACTCGTCCCCGTAGATCAGAAACGCGAACGGGTTGCCATCCATAAACGTTCCGCTCAGGACAGAACCATCAGGAGGATCAAACTGCAAAGTGTCGCCGATGCTCTCTAAACCAATGATCGGCTCGCCATCAATTCGGAAGTCGCCTCCATAGATAGCGACTTGGCTCCCGCCAAATCCTCGAAAACCATCGTACACCACACCTCCGCTCAATCTCACATTACTGCCAAAGCGTGCGCCGAAGACCTCGTCGATTGTCCCTCCCGAAAAGTTAAAGGTGCTCCCTGAAAATGCGTCTGAGGAACGACCCATCCAGCCGCCGCTCATATTCACCACCGAACCACTACGGGCAGCGAAATCCCGTCCCACGGTTCCGCCGGTGATATTCATCTCCACATTGGTGCTGGATCCATTGGGATTGCCGGCACTAAATCCATTGGAAGTTACTCCGCCATCACCCAAGTTGAGTTGCGTATCGGAATCGATCTGACTGGGTGCCACATCAGGTGGGATGTTGAGTGTCGTTGTGAACTGTGCCCATGAAGTTTGGCACACAACGGACAGTATCGTCCAAGCAAAGAGGGATCGAAGCAGCTGAAACATCATGTGGCTGGTTGCAATGAAAAGATTAAGCTAGGCGTTACGACGATTCCACAGCCAGTTTATTCTACACCATTATCCTGTGAATTCCTAATATATCACTATCCTTGTAAACTGGTGTATGGAACCTAGCACGACGTGGATGTCAAGCAAAATCACGTGTTTTTCGGGAGCAATAGTCCCCCTCACACCCTAGCCGCCGGGCTACGCCCGGCAGGTCTTCCTCGCAGTGAACTGCACTCCCACTCACTGTGTCTTGCCAGAACAATTCCACTTTAACTCCAACGAAAACACAAGATGACTGCGATACCATGCTGGCAGATCGACGCCTTCACACAAGTTCCTTTTAGTGGGAATCCTGCCGCCATTTGTTGGATTGATTGTGATGCTCCTATTGAGTGGATGCAAGCCGTCGCCAACGAGATGAATCTCTCCGAGACCGCGTTTGTAAGGCGGCAAGCCGACGACTACAGCCTGCGATGGTTTACTCCCGAGGTGGAGGTGTCCTTGTGCGGTCATGCGACACTCGCCTCGGCGCATGCACTCTGGACTGCAGACCTTCATAGCCGCAAGGAGCCTATCCGATTTCATACACAAAGCGGCGTCCTCACGTGCCGGCTAACAGACGAGACCATCGAGATGGATTTCCCGTCAAAACCATCCCTCAACGCCGAGCCACCCGAAGGCCTGTTGGAAGCCTTGGGCTTGGAGTCCGTTGTTGAAGTCCGCAAGAATGGAATGGACCACTTGATCGTTGTCAATCGAGCCGAGACCGTCCGCTCTCTCAAGCCCGATTTCGGCAAACTGAAATCAATTCCCACACGAGGAACCATTGTCACCAGCGAGTCGGACGACGATAGCTACGATTTTGTGTCTCGGTTCTTTGCCCCGGCCGTAGGCATCGATGAAGACCCCGTCACCGGTTCGGCACATTGTTGCCTTGGACCCTACTGGGCTGCCGAGCTAGGAAAACGTGAGCTAGTGGCGTTGCAAGCCTCGCGGCGGAAAGGAGTCGTTCAAGTGCGCGTCGCTGACAACCGGGTCATCTTGGGAGGCCAGGCTGTCACCGTCTGGCGAGGTGAACTCGAAGCTGTTCCGTGCTAGTGCCAGGATCTGGGTTTTGCGACGGATAACTCATGCAAGATATCGAGTTGTGCCAGCTCTTCTGCGTCCTCAGCGCACTCGGTG contains:
- a CDS encoding PhzF family phenazine biosynthesis protein, with product MTAIPCWQIDAFTQVPFSGNPAAICWIDCDAPIEWMQAVANEMNLSETAFVRRQADDYSLRWFTPEVEVSLCGHATLASAHALWTADLHSRKEPIRFHTQSGVLTCRLTDETIEMDFPSKPSLNAEPPEGLLEALGLESVVEVRKNGMDHLIVVNRAETVRSLKPDFGKLKSIPTRGTIVTSESDDDSYDFVSRFFAPAVGIDEDPVTGSAHCCLGPYWAAELGKRELVALQASRRKGVVQVRVADNRVILGGQAVTVWRGELEAVPC